In the genome of Nonomuraea sp. NBC_00507, the window GGGCCAGGATCGCCCGGCGCGTCGGATCGGCGAGCGCCGCGAAGGTGGCGTCCAGGGTTGTCTCCACCACGTCCATAGCCAATGGTTAATATAACCAGCCGGTATGTCAAGGGGTGTGTTCTGGGCTAGCATCGGATCATGGGCAGGCCCGTGTACCTGGCCGCCGCCGTCCAAGTGGCGGCGCCGCCGGAGCGAGTGTTCGCGTTGATCACCGACTGGCCGCGGCACCGGGAGTGGATGACCCTGACCACCGCCCGCCAGGCCGGCCCCGGCGCGATCGAGGCCTACACCGGGGTGCGGCCGTTCGGCTTCCTCGACACGATGACGATCACCCATTGGCAGCCGCCCGCGCTGGTGCGGGTGGAGCACACCGGCCGGGTCGTGCGCGGCCGGGGCGCCATCCGGGTCCGTCCGCGTGCGGGCGGCAGCCGGGT includes:
- a CDS encoding SRPBCC family protein codes for the protein MGRPVYLAAAVQVAAPPERVFALITDWPRHREWMTLTTARQAGPGAIEAYTGVRPFGFLDTMTITHWQPPALVRVEHTGRVVRGRGAIRVRPRAGGSRVIWAEELWLPFGPLGRAVWPIVRLVGAAFACRSLRRLAVLAERGGGRPSST